One genomic region from Oryzias melastigma strain HK-1 linkage group LG19, ASM292280v2, whole genome shotgun sequence encodes:
- the kcnj16 gene encoding inward rectifier potassium channel 16 — MNNQYISVSPTENIKVKTENGPSLKKKRYVRKEGSCNVTFRHIPEEWLLFVTDIFTTLVEIKWRMMFLIFALSYILSWLFFGILFWVIAIAHGDVRDHHNDPCVYEVRSFTAAFLFSLETQTTIGYGFRGMSENCMIAIILVTIQDVISCFIDTFVIGIAVAKMASARKRAQTVGFSNCAVISLRDGYLCLSWRVGDFRRYHLVEGTASAQIVHFTVHTTGKIDVTYEDLVIQQKDIVLVTPTTVLHRIEPGSPLYKMTLEDLRKADFELVVSFTYTDDTTGILHQTRTSYTPDEILWGHLFQEMIRANRSHYRVDYNLFNHTAKVHVPMVSAEEFEQKKQLRLSAQKSPRSTAKAMPRSESHGNRLKTPAVQVEVVYDVPETTESTCQAGRKCPDTLSPPDGPAEAAEE, encoded by the coding sequence ATGAATAATCAATACATTTCTGTGAGCCccacagaaaatataaaagtgaaGACTGAAAATGGACCTAGTTTGAAGAAAAAGCGCTACGTCCGGAAAGAGGGCAGCTGTAATGTTACATTCCGCCATATTCCTGAGGAGTGGCTGCTGTTTGTCACTGACATCTTCACCACCTTGGTGGAGATCAAGTGGAGGATGATGTTCCTGATCTTTGCCCTGTCATACATCCTGTCCTGGCTCTTCTTTGGCATCCTTTTTTGGGTCATAGCTATAGCTCATGGAGATGTCAGGGACCACCACAACGACCCGTGTGTATACGAGGTGCGCAGCTTCACAGCTGCTTTCCTCTTCTCACTTGAAACTCAGACCACTATCGGCTATGGTTTTAGAGGAATGTCCGAGAACTGCATGATCGCTATCATCCTCGTCACCATCCAAGATGTCATCAGCTGCTTCATTGACACCTTTGTGATTGGAATAGCAGTTGCAAAAATGGCCTCAGCGAGAAAGAGGGCACAGACAGTGGGCTTCAGTAACTGCGCCGTCATCAGCCTCCGAGATGGTTACTTGTGTCTCTCCTGGAGAGTCGGCGACTTCCGCCGGTACCACCTCGTAGAGGGGACTGCTTCCGCTCAGATTGTTCACTTCACAGTGCACACCACAGGTAAAATTGACGTGACCTATGAAGATCTGGTCATCCAGCAGAAGGACATTGTCCTTGTCACACCCACAACTGTCCTACACCGAATTGAGCCTGGAAGCCCATTGTACAAGATGACCTTAGAAGATCTGCGAAAGGCTGACTTTGAGTTGGTGGTTTCATTCACTTACACAGATGATACCACAGGCATCCTGCATCAGACACGGACATCCTACACTCCAGATGAGATTCTCTGGGGTCATCTGTTCCAGGAGATGATCAGGGCTAACAGGAGCCACTATAGGGTGGATTATAACTTGTTTAATCATACAGCTAAGGTGCACGTGCCCATGGTCAGTGCTGAAGAGTTCGAGCAAAAGAAGCAGCTGCGGCTTTCTGCtcagaaatctcccagaagcACCGCTAAGGCCATGCCGCGGTCTGAGTCTCACGGAAATCGGCTGAAAACTCCAGCAGTACAAGTTGAAGTTGTATATGACGTCCCTGAAACGACTGAGTCAACGTGTCAAGCAGGAAGGAAATGTCCAGACACTCTGTCACCACCTGATGGTCCCGCTGAGGCAGCTGAAGAATGA